In Corallococcus caeni, the following are encoded in one genomic region:
- the epsZ gene encoding exopolysaccharide biosynthesis polyisoprenyl-phosphate hexose-1-phosphate transferase EpsZ: MDTMSSATASAEVKAPASAVNGASTEVTDPPRLAPGFAAKLNLTVDVALLVGVLLGSAWMRGGLTFPMSWELPSMVVTAVLVWLITGTALCLYDSRFAERSKLDHVALVSVTTLAVVTVQAVLELAMPAAAHVGLAPLLFIFWPVALLLRLGVFRQVASQEAPTEEVLIVGTGAMGRYTGEDLLKRGRHKILGYVRFPEDHASGDSLPADVLGPADELERLLRTLPVSEVYIAGNTLKQGESMQAAIKLAERFGVPFALPAHSFRLDRARPVESRAVADGYLHFAAVAPKPHQMAMKRLFDIAVSAVALWALLPLFAVVAAAIKLTSRGPIFFKQLRTGQHGKPFYMMKFRSMVVNAEELKERLAAQNEQTGPVFKMKNDPRITGIGRFIRKFSIDELPQFLNVLRGEMSIVGPRPPVPSEVAKYETWQRRRLSVRPGLTCIWQVSGRNQISFEQWMYLDMQYIDHWSLTGDLRLLLQTVPVVITGRGAS; encoded by the coding sequence GTGGACACGATGAGCAGTGCGACTGCAAGCGCCGAGGTCAAGGCTCCCGCGTCGGCGGTGAATGGGGCCTCGACCGAGGTCACCGATCCGCCGCGCCTGGCGCCGGGCTTCGCGGCGAAGTTGAACCTCACCGTGGACGTGGCGCTGCTGGTGGGGGTGCTGCTGGGGTCCGCGTGGATGCGCGGCGGGCTGACGTTCCCAATGAGCTGGGAGCTGCCCAGCATGGTGGTGACGGCGGTGCTGGTGTGGCTCATCACGGGCACGGCGCTGTGCCTCTACGATTCGCGCTTCGCCGAGCGCAGCAAGCTGGACCACGTGGCGCTGGTGTCCGTCACCACGCTGGCCGTCGTGACGGTGCAGGCGGTGCTGGAGCTGGCGATGCCGGCGGCGGCCCACGTGGGGCTGGCGCCGCTGCTCTTCATCTTCTGGCCGGTGGCGCTGCTGCTGCGCCTGGGCGTCTTCCGCCAGGTGGCCTCGCAGGAGGCCCCCACGGAGGAGGTGCTCATCGTGGGCACCGGCGCCATGGGCCGCTACACGGGCGAGGACCTGCTCAAGCGCGGCCGTCACAAGATCCTGGGCTACGTGCGCTTCCCGGAGGACCACGCCTCCGGAGACAGCCTGCCGGCGGACGTGCTGGGGCCCGCGGACGAGCTGGAGCGCCTCTTGCGCACGCTGCCCGTCAGCGAGGTCTACATCGCGGGCAACACGCTCAAGCAGGGCGAGTCCATGCAGGCGGCCATCAAGCTGGCGGAGCGCTTCGGCGTGCCGTTCGCGCTGCCGGCGCACTCGTTCCGCCTGGACCGCGCCCGCCCGGTGGAGTCCCGCGCGGTGGCGGACGGCTACCTGCACTTCGCCGCGGTGGCGCCCAAGCCGCACCAGATGGCCATGAAGCGCCTGTTCGACATCGCCGTCTCCGCGGTGGCGCTGTGGGCGCTGCTGCCGCTGTTCGCGGTGGTGGCGGCGGCCATCAAGCTCACCTCGCGCGGCCCCATCTTCTTCAAGCAGCTGCGCACCGGGCAGCACGGCAAGCCGTTCTACATGATGAAGTTCCGCTCCATGGTGGTGAACGCGGAGGAGCTCAAGGAGCGGCTGGCCGCGCAGAACGAGCAGACCGGCCCCGTCTTCAAGATGAAGAACGACCCGCGCATCACCGGCATCGGCCGGTTCATCCGCAAGTTCTCCATCGACGAGCTGCCCCAGTTCCTCAACGTGCTGCGCGGGGAGATGAGCATCGTGGGCCCGCGCCCGCCGGTGCCCAGCGAGGTGGCCAAGTACGAGACGTGGCAGCGCCGCCGCCTGTCGGTGCGTCCGGGACTCACCTGCATCTGGCAGGTGTCCGGCCGCAACCAGATCTCCTTCGAGCAGTGGATGTACCTGGACATGCAGTACATCGACCACTGGAGCCTCACCGGCGACCTGCGGCTGCTCCTGCAGACGGTGCCGGTGGTCATCACCGGTCGCGGGGCAAGCTAG
- the wzx gene encoding exopolysaccharide biosynthesis flippase: MTVNSPISPSAEADDGARANEVRGAVRSTLQLGGSLMVTYAIALGIRALMPRYLGPEAFGYFNWSEAFAATFFVATNLGLETYIRKEVPVRPEHASDFFGTTMLLRLAMTLVLMVALALVLHHTGEPPEVQHLVQWFAVAQSLIVVNASMAALLHSKGKVAGLSVSNVITKIVWGGGLALMAAFGVGLQWLAVPMVLSEAVKLVISWKLAKEHLSLKFRIDVAATKKVMKACLPFFLTAAALACNGRTDMSLLGKLASKEEVGWYGGAFSIAGLTFLISPIFGWVLMPMMSRAAARSPEELSHLTRRSLEGVLAFTVPVMMAMVLGADLWVRLMCGPGFEPAALPLRVLSPIFVMAYVTMVSSIWLTMSNKEWWVTLAATMGAVVNPLFNLALIPWLYGRIGPSGGATATALSMFLTEVIVTVLFLGRMGRNSFDRRSLAMVAKTAVVCGVCVALDRVLIGAGLAPWPRLGLTAATYVAGVLGTGAVRPAELLQVVRMARQRGGNGAAEVAVSAAPTA; the protein is encoded by the coding sequence ATGACCGTGAACAGTCCTATCTCCCCCTCCGCTGAAGCCGACGACGGCGCCCGTGCGAACGAGGTGCGCGGCGCGGTCCGCAGCACCCTGCAGCTCGGGGGCTCGCTGATGGTGACGTACGCCATCGCGCTGGGCATCCGCGCGCTGATGCCGCGCTACCTGGGCCCGGAGGCCTTCGGCTACTTCAACTGGTCGGAGGCGTTCGCCGCCACGTTCTTCGTGGCCACGAACCTGGGCCTGGAGACGTACATCCGCAAGGAGGTGCCCGTCCGCCCGGAGCACGCGAGCGACTTCTTCGGCACCACCATGCTGCTGCGCCTGGCGATGACGCTCGTCCTCATGGTGGCGCTGGCGCTGGTGCTCCACCACACGGGTGAGCCCCCGGAGGTGCAGCACCTGGTGCAGTGGTTCGCGGTGGCCCAGTCGCTCATCGTCGTCAACGCGTCCATGGCCGCGCTGCTGCACTCCAAGGGCAAGGTCGCGGGCCTGTCGGTGTCCAACGTCATCACCAAGATTGTCTGGGGCGGCGGCCTGGCGCTGATGGCCGCGTTCGGCGTGGGCCTGCAGTGGCTGGCCGTGCCCATGGTGCTGTCGGAGGCGGTGAAGCTCGTCATCAGCTGGAAGCTGGCGAAGGAGCACCTGAGCCTCAAGTTCCGCATCGACGTCGCCGCGACGAAGAAGGTGATGAAGGCGTGCCTGCCGTTCTTCCTCACCGCCGCGGCGCTGGCGTGCAACGGCCGCACGGACATGTCGCTGTTGGGCAAGCTGGCGTCGAAGGAGGAGGTGGGCTGGTACGGCGGCGCGTTCAGCATCGCGGGGCTGACCTTCCTCATCTCCCCCATCTTCGGCTGGGTGCTGATGCCCATGATGTCGCGCGCGGCGGCCCGCTCCCCGGAGGAGCTGTCGCACCTGACGCGCCGCTCGCTGGAGGGCGTGCTCGCGTTCACCGTGCCGGTGATGATGGCCATGGTGCTGGGCGCGGACCTGTGGGTGCGCCTGATGTGCGGCCCCGGCTTCGAGCCCGCGGCGCTGCCCCTGCGCGTGCTGTCCCCCATCTTCGTGATGGCCTACGTCACCATGGTCAGCAGCATCTGGCTCACCATGTCCAACAAGGAGTGGTGGGTGACGCTGGCGGCCACCATGGGCGCGGTGGTGAACCCCCTCTTCAACCTGGCGCTCATCCCGTGGCTGTACGGGCGCATTGGCCCGTCCGGCGGCGCCACCGCCACGGCGCTGTCCATGTTCCTGACGGAGGTCATCGTCACGGTGCTCTTCCTGGGCCGCATGGGAAGGAACTCCTTCGACCGGCGTTCGCTGGCCATGGTGGCGAAGACGGCCGTGGTGTGCGGCGTGTGCGTGGCCCTGGACCGCGTGTTGATAGGGGCCGGCCTGGCGCCGTGGCCCCGGCTGGGGCTGACGGCGGCCACCTACGTGGCGGGCGTGCTGGGCACCGGCGCCGTGCGCCCCGCGGAACTGCTGCAGGTGGTGCGCATGGCGCGCCAGCGGGGTGGTAATGGAGCCGCCGAGGTGGCCGTGTCGGCCGCCCCCACCGCGTGA
- the epsY gene encoding exopolysaccharide export protein EpsY — MPSRPSRFRGPVSRALACAGLLLLVPACSGLGKYTWVNDYQEKPVASDEAYRIVPGDVLNVKVFGQEALTTRAKVREDGHISLTFLDDVEAAGHSPALLAQQIQTRLKDFINHPVVTVSLEEARPMSVTMLGEVANVGAHVLDPGATLLQALGAAGSFTDYAHRDRIFVLRRDDPQAEQPTRIRVRYEDIIRGEGRAAAFRLRPGDVVVVE, encoded by the coding sequence ATGCCGTCCCGTCCGTCCCGATTCCGCGGTCCTGTCTCCCGCGCCCTCGCGTGCGCCGGGCTGCTGCTGCTCGTCCCCGCGTGCAGCGGCCTGGGCAAGTACACCTGGGTGAACGACTACCAGGAGAAGCCCGTCGCGTCGGACGAGGCCTACCGCATCGTCCCCGGTGACGTGCTCAACGTGAAGGTGTTTGGCCAGGAGGCGCTCACCACGCGCGCCAAGGTGCGCGAGGACGGCCACATCAGCCTCACCTTCCTCGACGACGTGGAGGCCGCGGGGCACTCCCCCGCCCTGCTGGCGCAGCAGATCCAGACGCGGCTCAAGGACTTCATCAACCACCCTGTCGTCACGGTGTCGCTGGAGGAAGCGCGCCCCATGTCCGTGACGATGCTGGGGGAAGTGGCCAACGTGGGCGCGCACGTGCTGGACCCGGGCGCGACGCTGCTCCAGGCGCTGGGCGCCGCGGGCAGCTTCACGGACTACGCCCACCGCGACCGCATCTTCGTGCTGCGCCGGGACGACCCGCAGGCCGAGCAGCCCACGCGCATCCGCGTGCGCTACGAGGACATCATCCGCGGCGAGGGCCGCGCGGCGGCCTTCCGCCTGCGCCCCGGCGACGTGGTGGTGGTGGAGTAA
- the epsX gene encoding exopolysaccharide export protein EpsX, with protein MLDAALASLWLEVASASVTYSTAARVDTRARSMDAQATGEPVAPVAADMDIVPTLGLKYDDGSAVASVQYAPRISFREATTAPRTEVQHVGRLLGDWRPSRGLTLHGTQEFVLGQVNLFTNLPLGGGPGDDPTVPGDTPATDLPIQPLPEGVDTVFFLSSLTTLAAETVWLGPGWRLSGSAGFSASGGLDDAAKEAVPFQYGPRAQLSLGYSPAPRHTLATTVGYTDSRFSTGARATVTTFTGAWTHRLDRRTSLEAGVGVGVAYSVRATEDAAADDPETPDTTASGHRRLTTLQVGDTPAADPAQRLELLPDLTLAVSYRVPSRVADFNGRLSARVTPFVDRLTGLVYPRADLTLNGTWALGPRFRLSGTGGSAFAVGGAVGDRQVVGGVGAGWTLNRWVALEVDTRTAWTRSPDVEAARMVWSATLGLTVQKTGIL; from the coding sequence ATGCTGGACGCGGCCCTCGCGAGCCTGTGGCTGGAGGTGGCCTCCGCCTCCGTGACGTACAGCACCGCGGCCCGCGTGGACACCCGCGCGCGCTCCATGGACGCACAGGCCACGGGTGAGCCGGTGGCCCCCGTGGCGGCGGACATGGACATCGTCCCCACGCTGGGCCTGAAGTACGACGACGGCAGCGCGGTGGCGTCCGTGCAGTACGCGCCGCGCATCTCCTTCCGGGAGGCCACCACCGCCCCCCGCACGGAGGTGCAGCACGTGGGGCGCCTCTTGGGGGACTGGCGCCCGTCCCGCGGCCTCACCCTGCACGGCACCCAGGAGTTCGTGCTGGGCCAGGTGAACCTCTTCACCAACCTGCCCCTGGGCGGCGGGCCCGGCGACGACCCGACGGTGCCCGGGGACACGCCCGCCACGGACCTGCCCATCCAGCCGCTGCCGGAGGGCGTGGACACGGTGTTCTTCCTGTCCTCGCTGACGACGCTGGCGGCGGAGACGGTGTGGCTGGGCCCGGGCTGGCGGCTGTCGGGCAGCGCGGGCTTCTCCGCCAGCGGCGGCCTGGACGACGCGGCGAAGGAGGCGGTGCCCTTCCAGTACGGCCCGCGCGCGCAGCTGTCCCTGGGGTACTCCCCCGCGCCCCGGCACACCCTGGCCACCACGGTGGGCTACACGGACTCCCGCTTCTCCACCGGCGCGCGCGCCACGGTGACGACGTTCACCGGCGCCTGGACGCACCGGCTGGACCGGCGCACGTCGCTGGAGGCCGGGGTGGGCGTGGGCGTGGCGTACTCCGTGCGCGCGACGGAGGACGCCGCCGCGGACGACCCCGAGACGCCGGACACCACCGCGTCAGGTCACCGACGGCTGACGACCCTTCAGGTCGGGGACACGCCGGCGGCGGACCCGGCGCAGCGCCTGGAGCTGCTCCCGGACCTGACGCTGGCGGTGTCCTACCGGGTGCCGTCGCGGGTGGCGGACTTCAACGGCCGGCTCTCCGCGCGGGTGACGCCCTTCGTGGACCGGCTGACGGGGCTCGTCTACCCGAGGGCCGACCTGACCTTGAACGGCACCTGGGCGCTGGGGCCGCGCTTCCGGCTTTCCGGCACCGGGGGCAGCGCGTTCGCGGTGGGTGGGGCGGTGGGGGACCGGCAGGTGGTGGGCGGTGTGGGCGCGGGTTGGACGTTGAACCGGTGGGTGGCCCTGGAGGTGGATACCCGCACGGCGTGGACTCGCTCGCCCGACGTGGAGGCGGCCCGCATGGTGTGGTCCGCGACGCTGGGACTGACGGTCCAGAAAACGGGTATCCTCTGA
- the epsW gene encoding exopolysaccharide biosynthesis response regulator EpsW encodes MELQQLTVLLVEDSPMFRVMLRDMLQQMGVKNVVEQPNGKAAMEYLQTGALKPDLVCLDLTLPDVSGYDVCEHIRRTPAIAHIPVLMVSARNLPEDKAYAEEAGANGYLGKPFTPEELEKRVRQVLKAAAARGSA; translated from the coding sequence ATGGAGCTCCAACAGCTCACCGTCCTCCTGGTGGAGGACTCTCCGATGTTCCGCGTCATGCTGCGTGACATGCTCCAGCAGATGGGCGTGAAGAACGTGGTGGAGCAGCCCAACGGCAAGGCCGCCATGGAGTACCTCCAGACGGGCGCGCTCAAGCCGGACCTGGTGTGCCTGGACCTGACGTTGCCGGACGTGTCCGGCTACGACGTCTGCGAGCACATCCGCCGCACGCCCGCCATCGCGCACATCCCCGTGTTGATGGTGAGCGCGCGCAACCTGCCGGAGGACAAGGCGTACGCGGAAGAGGCGGGCGCCAACGGCTACCTGGGCAAGCCCTTCACGCCCGAGGAGCTGGAGAAGCGCGTGCGTCAGGTGCTGAAGGCCGCGGCCGCCCGGGGCAGCGCATGA
- the epsV gene encoding PCP family exopolysaccharide biosynthesis protein EpsV: protein MTTPAPRTPRSAAPPPPYVPEREETNAPADLIDWGFLFDGLGFVRRAIFRHWFLGLCIIAVMSGLGSLAAKLMPRKYHVETRMLTYRNLIISSLVNPGRSIPVEADQPTRAAWEMVLSRGNLKSVIKNAKLIEYWDHMRSPMSRMKEQYLKKAPPPMSDEDKEEALIAMLETSLTVMAEGGSGTVTIGVDWSDPQMAFNIVEAASQNFLDMRHESEMSAISESVNILQGQVANEAANIKQAIADLERAVKAADARRKKKEADPKQASARQALLQTDHALAQLKFLVQAKRRAIRDVEEFRGRRLTELRAQLAEQRVVFSPQHPVIVDLEQRVATMQADSPQLISLRAEEQSLIQEYLRMGGTDVDSATEGTSLAAGFGAPLAGAMLGTPDDPEVAVATDRMRMVVMRHQEKLRRLDQAQTELEISKASMKHRYSVLLPALFPEKPSKPNPKLIAIAGVVGGVALAVFAAVALDILRRRVLERWQVERLLKLPVLAELERR, encoded by the coding sequence ATGACCACGCCCGCCCCCCGCACGCCGCGCTCCGCCGCGCCCCCGCCGCCGTACGTCCCCGAGCGCGAGGAGACGAACGCGCCGGCCGACCTCATCGACTGGGGCTTTCTCTTCGACGGGCTGGGCTTCGTGCGCCGGGCGATCTTCCGGCACTGGTTCCTGGGGTTGTGCATCATCGCGGTGATGAGCGGGCTGGGGTCGCTGGCGGCGAAGCTGATGCCGCGCAAGTACCACGTCGAGACGCGGATGCTGACGTACCGCAACCTCATCATCTCCTCGCTGGTGAACCCGGGCCGCTCCATCCCGGTGGAGGCGGATCAACCCACGCGCGCCGCGTGGGAGATGGTGCTCAGCCGGGGCAACCTCAAGTCCGTCATCAAGAACGCGAAGCTCATCGAGTACTGGGACCACATGCGCTCGCCCATGAGCCGCATGAAGGAGCAGTACCTGAAGAAGGCCCCGCCTCCCATGTCCGACGAGGACAAGGAGGAGGCCCTCATCGCCATGCTGGAGACCAGCCTCACGGTGATGGCGGAGGGCGGCAGCGGCACCGTCACCATCGGGGTGGACTGGAGCGACCCGCAGATGGCCTTCAACATCGTGGAGGCCGCGTCGCAGAACTTCCTCGACATGCGCCACGAGTCGGAGATGAGCGCCATCTCCGAGTCCGTGAACATCCTCCAGGGCCAGGTGGCCAACGAGGCCGCGAACATCAAGCAGGCCATCGCCGACCTGGAGCGCGCGGTGAAGGCCGCGGACGCGCGCCGCAAGAAGAAGGAAGCGGACCCCAAGCAGGCCAGCGCGCGGCAGGCGCTGCTGCAGACGGACCACGCGCTCGCGCAGCTGAAGTTCCTGGTGCAGGCCAAGCGCCGCGCCATCCGCGACGTGGAGGAGTTCCGCGGCCGCCGCCTCACGGAGCTGCGCGCGCAGCTGGCGGAGCAGCGCGTCGTCTTCTCCCCGCAGCACCCGGTGATTGTCGACCTGGAGCAGCGCGTGGCGACGATGCAGGCGGACTCGCCGCAGCTCATCTCGCTGCGCGCCGAGGAGCAGTCGCTCATCCAGGAGTACCTGCGCATGGGCGGCACGGACGTGGACTCCGCGACGGAGGGCACCAGCCTGGCCGCGGGCTTCGGCGCGCCGCTGGCGGGCGCGATGCTGGGCACGCCGGATGATCCGGAGGTGGCGGTGGCCACGGACCGGATGCGCATGGTGGTGATGCGGCACCAGGAGAAGCTGCGCCGGTTGGACCAGGCGCAGACGGAGCTGGAGATTTCGAAGGCGTCCATGAAGCACCGCTACAGCGTGCTCCTGCCGGCCCTCTTCCCGGAGAAGCCGTCCAAGCCGAACCCGAAGCTCATCGCCATCGCGGGCGTGGTGGGCGGGGTGGCGCTGGCGGTGTTCGCGGCGGTGGCGCTGGACATCCTGCGCCGCCGGGTGCTGGAGCGGTGGCAGGTGGAGCGGTTGCTCAAGTTGCCGGTGCTGGCGGAGCTGGAACGGCGCTGA
- the epsU gene encoding exopolysaccharide biosynthesis GT2 family glycosyltransferase EpsU — MTVWTWVDVALCVGLLPVAVGCGYLLLLTLLSGRKAAPVPPSPATRKFDVIIPSHNEELGIARTVANLSAVDYPAHLRRIIVVADNCSDATAQKAREAGATVLERQDAEKRGKGYALAHAFEHSQRDGFADAVVVVDADTVVSSNLLHAFSRRLEDGAHGVQAHYGVMNPTASWRTRLMTIALGMFHRVRSMGRERLGVSCGLRGNGMCFTHAVLKQVPHDAFSVVEDLEYGIRLARAGHRVHYAWEAEVLGEMVTAEKQSRSQRQRWEGGRAQMRKLHGWPLLSDALKQKSGLLLDLSMDVLVPPLSQLVLATVAGSVLAAGVAWLSGGTAVAASALASFGLMSLALYVLRGWWVSGVGPRGLLDLAWAPIYVVWKVWLMIRGPGAEKKGEWVRTTREAERR; from the coding sequence GTGACGGTCTGGACCTGGGTGGACGTGGCGCTGTGCGTGGGACTCCTGCCGGTGGCGGTGGGCTGCGGCTACCTGCTGCTCCTGACGCTGCTGTCGGGGCGCAAGGCGGCGCCGGTGCCGCCGTCGCCCGCGACGCGGAAGTTCGACGTCATCATTCCCTCGCACAACGAGGAGCTGGGCATTGCCCGGACGGTGGCGAACCTGTCCGCGGTGGACTACCCGGCGCACCTGCGGCGCATCATCGTCGTGGCGGACAACTGCTCGGACGCGACGGCCCAGAAGGCGCGGGAGGCGGGCGCCACGGTGCTGGAGCGCCAGGACGCGGAGAAGCGCGGCAAGGGCTACGCGCTGGCGCACGCCTTCGAGCACAGCCAGCGTGACGGCTTCGCGGACGCGGTGGTGGTGGTGGACGCGGACACGGTGGTGTCCTCGAACCTGCTGCACGCGTTCTCCCGGCGGCTGGAGGACGGCGCGCACGGCGTGCAGGCGCACTACGGCGTGATGAACCCCACGGCGTCGTGGCGCACGCGGCTGATGACCATCGCGCTGGGCATGTTCCACCGCGTGCGCTCCATGGGGCGCGAGCGGCTGGGCGTGTCCTGCGGCCTGCGCGGCAACGGCATGTGCTTCACGCACGCGGTGCTCAAGCAGGTGCCGCACGACGCGTTCAGCGTGGTGGAGGACCTGGAGTACGGCATCCGCCTGGCGCGCGCGGGGCACCGCGTGCACTACGCCTGGGAGGCGGAGGTGCTGGGCGAGATGGTGACGGCGGAGAAGCAGAGCCGCTCGCAGCGTCAGCGCTGGGAGGGCGGCCGCGCGCAGATGCGCAAGCTGCACGGGTGGCCGCTGCTCAGTGACGCGCTGAAGCAGAAGAGCGGGCTCCTGCTGGACCTGTCCATGGACGTGCTGGTACCGCCCCTGAGCCAGCTGGTGCTGGCGACGGTGGCGGGCTCCGTGCTGGCGGCCGGGGTGGCGTGGCTGTCCGGCGGTACGGCGGTGGCGGCGTCCGCGCTGGCGTCGTTCGGCCTGATGTCGCTGGCGCTGTACGTGCTGCGCGGCTGGTGGGTGTCCGGCGTGGGACCGCGCGGCCTGCTGGACCTGGCGTGGGCGCCCATCTACGTGGTGTGGAAGGTGTGGCTGATGATTCGCGGCCCCGGCGCGGAGAAGAAGGGCGAGTGGGTGCGCACCACGCGTGAGGCGGAGCGGCGGTAG
- a CDS encoding transporter → MLRPWRLLLPLLTGLLLPGRALAEAPQGPSRCEGAPEGAGEGVYRPTTSGPFVALTAPLTACGRLLLQPILSVARTRGTYDARARHVPLAPGASQLATSMSLFLEYGVLERVAAGAQLTVLHQRRRAGGREAHATGPGDTLLFGRLGLLHETAGGLPEATLLAQVKLPTGRVKSAASTLLDTDVRGTGSADLTVGLDFSKGARPVLLHLDLLYTHALPAHVGEVATAYGDTFSWSFSGEWPFLPERFALMLEASGRHQGAPRREGVEAADGALGELVLGTGVEVLFGPDLQLLVGYQRTLWGRNVPAVDSFVATLVPTLF, encoded by the coding sequence ATGCTCCGCCCGTGGCGCCTGCTGCTGCCATTGCTGACCGGCCTGCTGCTCCCCGGGAGGGCGCTGGCGGAGGCCCCGCAGGGGCCCTCCCGGTGTGAAGGCGCGCCGGAGGGTGCCGGCGAGGGGGTCTACCGGCCCACGACGTCCGGGCCCTTCGTCGCCTTGACCGCCCCCCTCACCGCGTGCGGGCGGCTCCTGCTCCAGCCCATCCTCTCCGTGGCGCGGACGCGGGGCACCTATGACGCGCGGGCACGCCATGTCCCCCTGGCGCCGGGCGCCTCGCAGCTCGCGACCTCCATGTCGCTCTTCCTGGAGTACGGCGTGCTCGAGCGCGTGGCGGCCGGGGCGCAGCTCACGGTGCTGCACCAGCGGCGGCGCGCGGGCGGCAGGGAGGCCCACGCCACGGGGCCGGGGGACACGCTCCTCTTCGGGCGCCTCGGACTGCTGCACGAGACGGCGGGGGGCCTTCCGGAGGCGACGCTGCTGGCACAGGTGAAGCTGCCCACCGGCCGGGTGAAGAGCGCGGCGAGCACGCTGCTCGACACCGACGTGCGCGGCACGGGCAGCGCGGATTTGACGGTGGGCCTGGATTTCAGCAAGGGCGCACGGCCGGTGCTCCTGCACCTGGACCTGCTCTATACGCACGCGCTGCCGGCGCACGTGGGCGAAGTGGCCACGGCCTATGGGGACACCTTCTCCTGGAGCTTCTCCGGGGAGTGGCCCTTCCTGCCGGAGCGCTTCGCCCTGATGCTGGAGGCGAGCGGCCGTCACCAGGGAGCGCCCCGGCGGGAGGGAGTGGAGGCCGCGGACGGCGCCCTTGGCGAGCTGGTGCTCGGCACCGGGGTGGAAGTCCTCTTCGGCCCGGACCTGCAGCTCCTCGTGGGCTACCAGCGCACGCTGTGGGGGCGCAACGTGCCAGCCGTGGACTCCTTCGTGGCCACGCTGGTGCCGACCTTGTTCTAG
- a CDS encoding MerR family DNA-binding protein, which translates to MASPRRPVEVSPLRIGELAREAGVKLSTLRFYERRKLLLPMDRSESGQRLYGPEAAIRVRFIRRSQELGFTLKEVSAVLALTDRRGTPTRDVARFAEAKVQAIDARIDDLRRMRRAITTLMAEGFCPPDTVCPIQASLGAPKSPAERKLAKRRGDA; encoded by the coding sequence GTGGCATCCCCGCGACGGCCCGTTGAAGTGAGTCCCCTGCGCATCGGCGAACTCGCGCGTGAAGCCGGCGTGAAGCTGTCCACGCTGCGCTTCTACGAGCGCCGCAAGCTGCTCTTGCCCATGGACCGCAGCGAGAGCGGCCAGCGCCTCTACGGTCCCGAAGCCGCCATCCGCGTGCGCTTCATCCGCCGCTCGCAGGAGCTGGGCTTCACGCTGAAGGAGGTGTCCGCCGTCCTGGCCCTCACGGACCGGCGCGGCACCCCCACCCGCGACGTGGCCCGCTTCGCCGAAGCGAAGGTCCAGGCCATCGACGCGCGCATCGACGACCTTCGCCGCATGCGCCGCGCCATCACCACCCTGATGGCCGAGGGCTTCTGCCCTCCGGACACCGTGTGCCCCATCCAGGCGTCGCTCGGGGCACCGAAGTCCCCGGCGGAGCGCAAGCTCGCGAAGCGGCGGGGGGACGCCTAG